GTACTAAGGCTAGCTTGGACAGTAGTGCGGATTGCTGTATATCGCTTAATACATGTGAAGGACCAAGCATTTCATGGATTTGCCTGCTGGCGCGCGCAAGTTGAGTGCGCAGCACCGAGGCTGCAATATCGGCATAACTATCATAATATGCATCGACAACGGTGTCGGCAAACTGTGACACGAGTTCAAAATGGATGTTCAGTTGAATAGCCTGCGATAGGGTATCAACCGCCTTCAACCACCACGTCCTTCGCTCACTTGGCGTCGGAGCGTTAATCGCAAATTCCGAGTTGATGCGCGCCACTAGAATCGCTACGTGTATGCTAGGCGATTCCTCCTCCGAACACTCGCGCAATGCCGCCTTAAGAATCGTAGTGGCCTGAACGAGACTGTCAGCGCGCTGGGGCATCCTGAGAAGCTGTGACGCGGTGTCCAGTGACATTACTCGTGACCTCGCTTGAGAGACGGCAACTTCACTTTCTGACTGCGACCAAACGGTGATCGAATCGGCTCAACCGTACCAAACCATCCTTGTCGATGCAATAGGCGGAACTGGCGTGCACGCGAAGTGACCCTGATGGCACACATGTGGACAATTGTACGAGCGACCATGAGGCGAAGACTCACGCTCGAGGCGACCCTTGATCCACGCTCTCAGTCAGACCGCCGCGCACTGAGGCTAGACGTGCCTACAACCAACCACTACGCTCCGCCTAGAGCACCCCGCAGTGGGCGCGCGATGCGCCCGACGTACCTGCCGTACGGCGCGACGACGCGGTAGGTGGATGCACGGCCAATCGCTCAGATGGACACGTCGTGCACCTGACGAATGACTCAGAACTCATTTCTACAACCGCAGGCAGGGCTGGCTAGAAATGTCGACAGGAGCCGACACGAGCCGACCGATAAGAAGTGGGAAGTGCTGGGACCGCTGGTCGCGCGACCGCGCAAGCGGACAGGACGGCCGCCCGTCGACAACCGCCGCGTCTTGAACGGTGTGCTGTACGTGCTGAACACGGGGTGCGCTTGGATGGACATGCCCAGAGAGTACGGGGCGTACGCAACTAGCTTGGCGCCGCCACGCCCAGTGGTCCGAGGACGGGACACTGGAGCGAGTCTGGCGATCACTCCTTGGCATGCTCGATGAGCAGGGGACGCTGGACTGGTCCAAAGGAATCCTCGACGGCAGCTTCGTAGCGGCCAAAAAGGGGGGGACGGCGTCGGCCCAACGAAGATCGGCAAGGGCAGCAGAATCATGATCGTCACCGAGGGCAATGGTCTGCCGATCGGGCTCCATGTGGCCAGCGCGACGCCACACGAGATGACGATGGTCGAAGCAACGCTGAGCTCGATTCGCGTTCCAAGGCCAGGTCGCGGTCGCCCGAGGAGCCGAGTGGCCGAGCTGATCGCCGACAAGGCCTATGACAGCCGACCGTTTCGGCAGTCGCTCCGCCACAGGGGATCAAGCCGACCATCCCGGTGACGCGACGGCCTGCTCATTGGCGCCCGCGGATCGGCCGCCCGCCCGTCGTCGGACCCAACATCGGTGAGAGGTGGAAGGTCGAACGAGCCAACGCCTGGATGGACAACCACCGGCGACTCCCTGATCCGCTTCGAACGCAAGCTCGCGAACTACCGCGGGTTCTGGCTGCAGCCTTGATCTCCTGGTGCCTCAGAAGGTTTCTGAAATGAGTTCTGAGCCATCCTCGCAATGGCCAGGCAGACGGGCGCCATACAGCCCCATCAAGGTGCGGCGGAAGAACCGTGCGCTCATCACACGACTCCGTACAGTGTACATCTGTCAACATAGGTGGCGACCGGCCACAGTCATAGCCTTGGACACG
The window above is part of the Candidatus Avedoeria danica genome. Proteins encoded here:
- a CDS encoding transposase; this encodes MLGPLVARPRKRTGRPPVDNRRVLNGVLYVLNTGCAWMDMPREYGAYATSLAPPRPVVRGRDTGASLAITPWHAR
- a CDS encoding transposase: MIVTEGNGLPIGLHVASATPHEMTMVEATLSSIRVPRPGRGRPRSRVAELIADKAYDSRPFRQSLRHRGSSRPSR